TTGCGTAGGATGTCATTATCTTCTGCTAAAATTATTCTCATTTTTAAAATTTTTATGCGGGGGTCTTTATAAATTTATAACTCCAAATGTAAAGCTATAGTATATTTTTCTTTAATCATAGTTCCTCTAAAACTTTTACGGCCTCAACGATACCGCAGTGTAAAATGTTTATTTTATCGACAATTTCGGCTGTAAATTCTCCGGTTGCCGCTTCTTCCTCAATAATCGCCGCGCAGGCACTTAAGTCATCGAGCATAAAAATATCAAGACTCGATTTCATATTATGCGCCAGTTTTTTTACTGCTTCATGCTTTTCATCTTTAAAGGCAGTGTCTAATTCTTCCATCTGCTCCGGAATTTTATCTATAAAAAGCGCAATCATATCTTTTATAAAATTTTCGTCGCCGCCGGCCATTTCGTCCAGAAAAGATAAATCTACAGTTCGTTTTTGTACAGCGTCTAAATCTTCGGTCATGGCCGTTTTGATGGCTTTTAAAAGTGCCGGCTGTTTGAATGGTTTTGGCACATACGCATTCATACCCACTTTATAGCATCGTTCCTGTTCGCCCACCAGAGAATGTGCGGTCATGGCTACGATTGGAATATTCAGATTCATTTCGTTCCGAATGTATTCTGTAGTCTGATAACCGTCTTTTATCGGCATCTGCAGGTCCATTAGTACGAGATCATATGTATTACGGGATAAAAGTTCGATTCCTTCTTCTCCATTATTGGCTATATCGAGTTCAAAACCAAAATTACTGATAACGCTTCTTACCAGTTTTTGGTTTAGGATATTGTCTTCGCAAAGCAGTATTTTTAGGTTTCCAAGATCGTTTAAAGTTACCGGTTTTACGGCATTCTCTGTACGCTCTACTTTTTTATAAGTCAGAACAAAGAAAAACTCAGAACCTCGGTTGATTTCACTCTTGACATGAATTTCTGATTTGTGGAGTTCGATTAACTGTTTTACGATATTAAGTCCTAATCCGGTGCCGCCAAAGGTTCGTGTTGTACTTTCTTCGCCTTGTGTAAAACGTTCAAAAATGGTTTTCAGTTTGTTTTTCTTGATCCCGATTCCGGTATCTTTTACGGAAAAGCGCAGTGAATATGCTGTTTCTGTTTCTTCTGTCATTTTTACAGAAACGGTTACTTCTCCTTCACTTGTAAATTTAAGAGAGTTTCCTATCAGGTTTACCATAATCTGGTTCAATCGTCCCTGATCGCCAATAACCATATCCGGCATATCGGCATCCAGAAAAAGATTAAATTCTACATCTTTCTTAACCTTGACTTTTAGCAGATTGTAAACGTGTTTTAGTGTTTTTTTGATGTTAAACGGTTCTGCTTCTATCGCTAAATTTCCCGATTCTATTTTAGAAAGATCCAGAATATCATTTACGATCAAAAGCAGGTTTTCGCCCGCGATTTGTACGCTGTCGATGTATTCGCGCTGTATTTCGTCTAATTCTGTCTGTGTAAGAAGATCTGTAAAACCAATAACGGCATTCAGGGGCGTTCTGATTTCATGGCTCATATTGGCCAAAAAACTATCTCTTGCCAAAACTGCTTTTTCGGCAATTTTTCTCTGGGCCTGCAGTTCGATATTTTTGGTTCCTAATTCTAACTGCGCCATAACGTGTTTGGCTACAAGCGAAAGTGCATTTCGCTGGTTTTGATTGAGATTTTTAGAAACGTGATCAACTGCACAAAGCGTCCCGATATTATATCCGTCAGGAGTTGTAAGCGGTACTCCGGCATAGAATCTCACGTTAAAACCTCCTGTTACATTAGGATCATCTTTAAATGTTTCGTTGACATGCGTGTCCGGTATTTCTACCATTTTTGTATCTAAAATAGTATACCGGCAAAAGGTAATTTCGCGAGGTACTTCTGATACGCCTATCCCAATTTCTGACTTAAACCATTGTCTGCTTTCATCTATAAACGAAATATGGGCAATAGGTACACCACAGATATATGAAACCAATTTTGTAGCATCATCAAAAGCAGTATCTGGCAGTGTATCAAGTATATTGTAACGTTTCAGCGCGGCCAAACGTTGTAATTCGTTATCTGGAATGGGAAAATCTTGATTCATCTTTTAAAGTGATAAAGAGCCATAAAGGTAACACAATTAAATAAAAAACTCAATACAATTGAGCCTTCATGAGATTCTTTAACCTTTGTTGAAAGATTTCAGGAAAATAATTTATATTCACTTCCAACCTTTTTAACGGGATTATCATCTATATAAAAAAGATCAAAAAACAAGGTAACTCCTGCATTTATATGAAACACTTATTTATACTTCTGTTCGCGTTTTTTTATTGTCATCTGGCTTTTGCTCAGGAACGAATTGTTTATGGTGTTGTTACAGAACCGACCGGCTATCCTATTCCGGGTGCAAACGTTTTGGTTGAAGGAACAAAAAACACAACTCAGACGGATTTTGACGGCTGCTATTCAATTAAAGTCAAACCGGAGCAGCATCTTATTTTCAGCTATTTTGGATTCAAAACCCAAAAAAAAGCAGCTGCTGCATACGAGATTAATGTGGTTTTACAAGAAGAAAAGAGTGATCTTCGGGAAGTATATCCTGTTTTTTATACTTTAAAAAAGAAAGATTTTAAAAATGCGCTAAAGGTTATACCGCCGGAGGAAATAAAAAAGGGTAAAAATTAGTTTCAGGTTTCAAGTTCCAGGTTTCAGGTTTCAAGTTTCAGGTTTCAGGTTTCAGGTTTCAGGTTGTTTGACTTGCCTAAACATGAAACCTGAAACTTGAAACAAAACTACAGATTCAAAATCTCCCTAAGTTCCAGTATAGTCGTTCCCTGCGGAAGTGTTTTGGGTGCTTTTCTTAACTTTTGTGCCAGAAATTCGGTTGTTATGGGTTTTAGGTTTTTAAAGAGGCCAACTGCATTAAAGAATTGAATTATTTTAACCGATATTTTTTCGCCCATACGATCGGTGCCTTTGCGGATAAGCGGTCCGGGTCTGAAAATTACATATTGAGGAAAGTCGAGTTTTGCAATATGATCTTCTAATTCTCCTTTCATCTTCGAATAAAAAACGCTGCTTTTTGCCGAAGCTCCATAAGAAGAAACCAATACATACGAATGTACGCCGTTCTTTTTAGCCAGGTCTGCAAATTTTACCGGAATATCATAATCGATTTTCCACTGATTTTCTTTTGAACCTGCAGCTTTTAAAGTAGTCCCCAGGCATGAAAAAAGAACTTCTCCCGTAATTAAATGAGCAAAAGAATCTGCTTTTGAAAGATCTGCAACATGTTCTGTAAGTTTGGGATGTGATTTTCCTGTGGGCCTTCTCACAAAAACAGCAATCTCTGTATAGTTATCGTCTTGCAAAAGCTGGTCTGTCAGTTCGTGTCCTGTTGATCCGGTTGCTCCAATTATCAGTGCTTTCATTTTGATTGTTTTTAGAAAGTAGAAAAATCCTCTATTTTTTACGCAGCTGAAAGGTACTGCTTTTTACAGGAACTTTCAGCTTAAAATTCGTCATTCAATCTGAATTCGGCTATGCTGCTATTTTTATTTTATGTAAATTTGGATAACAGTGTTTTGATAATGCTGTAAACTATATGCCAAACCAATTAATTACTAACCCCCACGTATTACAGTAATGAAAAAAAATCTTGCTATAACCTTCTGGGTTCTTTACATGCTCTTTTTTGCCATTCCGTTTCCCATGTTTTTGTATTATGTCATCAACTCTGAATTTGATGTCAATACATTAAAAGACAAAGACCCTTATTTTGCTCTCGGAATTGTTGTATTATCGATCATTTTATGGATGGCTCTCTTATTGGGTTATTTTCAAAAATGGGTCATACAGGTATTTATAACCAAAAATAATCTGGAAAAGATAAAGGCAAACGGAATTCATCGTGAAGCTAAAATCCTGAATGCTCACAAAATCTCAAAACTAAATTCAAAATTCCCTACGTATGAACTTGAGTTGTGTTTTAAAAATTTGTCCGATACCGAAATCCGCCACAAAACCATAGTCACAGATATCAAACCTCACGAACGTCGTTTTGAAGCCGAAAAAAAGACCGGTATTCTGCTTGACCGGGATATGAAACATGCTCCCTATTTTGTTATTGCCTCGACAACAGCATCCTTAAACGGCAGGACTTTTATTATGCGTTTATTTGGCTGGCTGTTTTTTTCAGCTTTGGTTACTGGTTATTATTTCTTTGCATACCGTACAGAAAGTTACGGAATGGGATGGCGTTTTATGTCTTTTGGACATCCGCTTATTGTAATTCCGCTGGTACTTTTGTTTTACCGGATTCTGGTACGGCTTATATTTACCAAACTGGGCGGCTTAAATAATGATTCGGTTATACTGAAGTTTAAGGGAATCAAAACGCAGGCGCGGCTGGTAAGTGTAAACCAGACGGGAACTTACATCAACGAACAGCCCATGATGCGTTTTGAACTTGAATATACGGATATCAAAAACCATCTTCATAAGAGCAGTTTAAAAAAAATAGTAGGGCTGCTGGAACTCGAAATTACGAGACAGGAAATGATTGAGATTTTTTACAATCCGGAAAATCCAAAACAAATTGCATTTGCATCTGATATAAATAATCTGGAATAAAAATTAAAAATTGAGAATTAAAAATTAAAAGTTGATTTAACATAATTGGCACGGGTTTAATTTTATTGATTTTTGTTATAAAGCACAAAAATAATTTGTGATTATTCGTGAAACTTCTGTTAGTCTAACATACAAGAAATAATTTGTATTAATTCCTGAAACCCATGTTTAATACTATGAAAAAACTTTTTATCACTGGCTTTTCGTGTTTTCTTTTTGTGAACTGTCAGCAGATCTCACAGAGTATAGAAGATACTCTAAAACCAAACGATACTGTACTTAAAAAAGATTTGGAAAAATCTGATCCTTTATCTGAAATAAAAAAAGAAACCCTGCTTTTAGAAGACGTTAATCTGCTGCGAAAAGCTGAGCAGGATCTTCGAAATCTGCCTCAATATGCAGGAAAGGAAATCTTTCTTTTTTCTACGCTTTATTTTTACAATTACGGATCTATAAATGCAATGCTTGTGCATCCTGAAAACCCAAAATATGTTGATGTATACGAATTCAAAGAAGGTAAATGGTCTGAGCCAAAACCTGTACAGCTTTCGGTTCGCGATGATATTAAATCACGTATAGTTTCGCTGCAGAAAATCAGTTTTGTGAATGCTGCAAAAATGGCGAGGGTCTATAATGAAAAATCACAGGAGATTGAAGGTGCCAAACCTGCCACAAGTGTTTATATTTCGATCTGGGATAACAAAATCAGATGGTATCCTAGTACTATAAACGGCAGCCGTGAACGTTATTCTATTGAATTTAATGATGATGGTTCTTTAAAAAATATCAAACAGGATTAGGGCAATAGTGTCCTTTTCCTGTTTTAAAACAGATTATACATCTTTAAAAGATTCCAAATTTATCGCGGTATCTTTTAAGTTCTGAATCGGTTTTGCTCAGGAGTTTTTCGAGCAGCATTATTTTGTCTTTGTAGAGTCCGGTTATTTTTTTAACGTCGGCTTCATTATCTATTTTGTTTTTTAAATCCTCGTTATTTGTTTTTTCCTGTACAAAATGATTCTCAAACTGGATTATGTTTTCCATAGGAACATCAAAAATAGAAGCAATTTTTTCTAATTTTCTAAGACTTAAATCTGTTGGTCCTTTTTCTATTTTGCTGTATGCAGCCTGACTGATTTCCAGTTTGTCTGCCATGTATTCCTGTGTGTAGTTTTTTAATTCTCTGATGCTTTTTATTTTCTGTTTTATTTGTGCAGACATATACTTGTTATTTTATTAAATCTAAATTTTCTGTTACTCAGATAAAGAAAAAAACACTGCGATCCGGTAAAGATTTAGATCTTGTTTGAAGCTTGGAATGAAAGAAATTCCTAAAGCCGACTTTTACTAATTTAATAAGCAATCACAAATTAAGTATATAAAAATTTAATAAACGATAACAAATGTTATCATTTTCTACTTTTTCTCTTTAGAATGGTATTTCAAACGGCTTAAATGGACAGAAGTAATATTGAGATAAGAGGCTATACAATGCTGCGGAACGCGCTGTAAAATATTAGGAAAACGGGTATTCATGGTATTGTAGCGTTCTAATGGTGTATTTACATACATGGACCTGATTTTTTCGTTTATGATAAAAAAATAGTCTTCGGCGATGAGTCTTCCTAATTTATCGCCATACCGCAGGAATTTATAAAAACTTTCGAGCATATCGAGCGTTATTACTATGACCACGGTATCTTCCATAGCCTGAATGGAAAAATTGGAGGGTTTGTTTTTTAAGAAGCTTTCGTAATCTGTTCCAAAAGTATTTTCGAGGCAGAAATGAAAGGTTTTCTCCTCGCCTTTGTCATCAATAAAATAAATCCGCAATAAGCCGCTGACAACAAAAAATATATGGCCGCAAATATCATTCTGCTTTAACAGAAGTTCTTTCTTTTTATAAAAAGCGGTATTAAAATAATTTTTGCAGTAGTTCCATTCGGCATCACTAATATCAATATAATGCAAAATCAGCCGGTGGATATTTTCGATTCCGTTATCCTTCAGCTGCTTGTATTTTTCATTTTTCATTTTGGAAAATCTTTCATTTTATCATCTCACATCCATCATAAAATAATGAACAAAATTTGATTAGCTAACAAAGATAAGTGCTCTCAGTTTTGAAATTTTATTACTTTCCTAAACGAAAGTTATATTTAAAAAATTTCAATCGTACAAGCGATATACGATATTTTAAGGTTAGTCTTTTTACTACTATTTATTATAATATGGGTAAATATTTTACAAATTATTTGTTATAATTCTTTGAGATCAATTTTCCCCCGAACATTCAGCAATAAAATCAATTGCCTCCGGCTTTAGATGGAAGTTTTAGAATAGGGAAATAAAAAAGGCTTCAGCCAAAATGTTAGTTTGGCTAAAGCCCTATAGAAGTTTTTCTTTATTGACCTCCAGTTGAAACAAACTAGAGGCAATTGATAAAAAATAGGATTTAAGCGGGCTGAAAATTAAGTAAAAGCATATAAGTGATATAAGTAAATCTAATAACTACTTAATAAAGAACGTGTAAAAAATCATATCACTTATATGGTTTACGAAGCATTTTTACTGCATCTGTACTATTCTGCTGTAATCCTTTAAGTATTTTTCGGGATCGGCTGCAGCGTATTCATTTTCGGGTTCCGGGATAACGTGGATCTTTGAATCGCTGATTGAAATAACAGCTGAACAAACATAAATACCTACTTTTCCTTCGCTGTATTTAAAATCCAGTAAAGTCAGTTTTACGATTTCATTGATCGAGAGTTCGTAGTAATTTCCGTAGCGGATAATCTTAAAATAGATTTGTTTGTCCTCTCCTATTTCAAACTGATTGGTTTGGATATTTTCGAATATGAAATTGTTTTTTACGTCTTTTTCATTAAATCCCCAGGCTCTGAATTGTACAAAACCATTCATGAAATCTATCGAAATATAATAGCCTGTACCTTCTTTGTCGCATTCTATTACAAATCCTGTTTTTCCCATTCCTTCTACGGCAAGTGTTCCTTCCCAGACAAAATCCATTGAGGGTTTTTCGAAACAGTAGATTTCGTAACCGCTTCGGCATCCAAAACGCCATTTGTTTTCACTTTCCTGAAGAAAATCGGCTGTTGGGTTACCCAGAATAGGCATGGGCTGCGGTAAATCTTTTTGAAGAATGGTTTTCTGATAGAGTTTTTCCCAATAATAATAGGTTTTTAAACGTAGTCTGCCGCTTTTGTCTGTGTCCAGTTCTTTTGGCGGCGGGATTACGCGGTGGGTATTCACATTTCCATCGGCAAAATAGAAATTATAGACCAGAAAATGTTTTCCGTCTTTTACAACTCTGGCGGCATAATTTCCCTGCGGCATCAGGACATTGTTATGAAAGGCACAGTATTCTCCCCTAAAATCAGGTGCTGACCAGTAACGGACTTTAATATCTTCTCGAATAGAACCCAAAAGGTAATGTGTTCCTTTAATTTCAAATACACAGGGACATTCAACATCATCATACACATACGGAATATGAAGCGGTTTTTGAAGTACGAATCCGTCTTTTTCTCTTTTTGCAACGCCAATACAGCCTCTTCTGTATGTAGGTCCTGAGGCGCTTCGGGCACAAATGAGCATATAATCGTCTCCTTTGTACTGGTATTTGTAAGGATCCCTGAAACTGATCCATTGTCTTGGATTATTGTTTGTGCCTTCGTAATGCGGCGCTTCACTTTTAAAAGGAAGCCCGTAGGCGTTTTCTTTTTTCCAATTGATTAAATCCGGAGAAACTGCGCGTCCTACTTTTTGTTCAATTCCTTTATCCTGACGTTTCAGACCGGTATAATACATTTCATAGCCATCGCCTTCTGAATTTTTGCTTACGTGCATTGTCCAGAGCATATCATCGTCCCATTCGCCGGGATCACCTACAAAAATGGCGTTTTTAACTCTTTTCCATGAAAGACCGTCTTTTGATACTGCATGTGCAATATAGTCGTGATTGGGAATAATTAGGTGAAATAAATGATGAATTCCTTTTTCATCTATAAATACATCAACATCTCCAATTTCCCAATTGCTGAATCCTGAACCTGAATACATTTTATTACTTATTTTATGATTTTATAATGTTTTAATCCTTCTAAAATTCCTGCCGAAGCCGAAGTTTTGGCAACGTAGATACTTTTAGTTGTTTCATAATCAGCGAGCTCTGCGCTGCGGTTGCCTACTATAATTCCTTTTACGGGACCTCTGAACATATCGACATCGTTTCCTGAATCGCCGGCGGCAATAACATTTCCTAACGGAACAGACCATTTACGGCAAAGGAATTTTATGGCGTTTCCTTTTGAGGCTCTTTTGGGAATAAAATCCAGATACTGCCCGTGGCTTGGTATAATATTGACTTTGTACCAGCCTGTTCCTAAAACCCGGATTAGTTCTTCGTGATCGTAATGCTCTTTGTCGTAATAATACGAGATTTTATAGGGGTTTTGGGCTTCTTCTTCCTGAAGTCTGACCCACTTAATTCCTTTTAGTTTGTTGACTATTTCTTCTCTTTTCCATCTTCCTGAGAGGAATTTTGCCCAGCCTTTGTCGAGAATGTATTCTTTACCGTTGGTATAATAAATCTCGGTTCCTACGGAGCAGATTATAAAATCCGGCAGCGGAAATTCTTCTTCGTCAATTACTTTTTTTACCAAAGCCAGATTTCGGCCGGATGCCATTGCAAAAGCCATTTTATCTGTGCGGTTAACCAAGTGTGTTTTAAGTTCGCTCAAACCCGGATTTTCTAGTAAAGGTTCTATAAGTGTTCCGTCGATATCCGAAACCAGCAGGTGATCTATTTTTCTCTTCAATCTGCTGATGTTTATGTTTGGATAATGCTGTTTTTTTATTCCGGCAGATGAGACGGCTAAATTTTCGTTTATCAATTCGACGTAATTGTTTACGTGGCTCAGCCAGCTGTAATATTTCTGAATGTTTATGGCGCCGTTATTCGAATAATATTTCCATTGATTTTCATCGGTTAAAATATTTCTTAAAGCCTTTTTAATCTGACCTTCTTCCTGCGGATTTACTAACTCTCCGTTTTGGCAGACGGGAATAATTTCTGATGGTCCTCCGTTTTTGGTTACCACTACCGGAAGTCCTGAACTGGCAGATTCTATTACTGTCAGGCCGAAATTCTCATGCAGGGCGAGATTGACAAATACGCCCCTTTTTTCGGCGGCATAACGGTAAATAATTGAAACTTCGTTTTCGACATCGTGTTTTTTGGGAATCGCCATTTTTCCGTACAAGTCATATTTGTCCATCAGCAGAAGCAGATCGGTTAAAACGTTTTTTTCTGATTCAGGCATTTTGGCAATGTCTTTACGGATTCCGGCAAAAATGACAAGATTGGCAATGCTTTGAAGTTCTTTGTCTTTACCGTACACTTCAATTAAAGTGTTCAGGTTTTTATGGCGATCGGGTCTTGAAAGGGCCAGAATTATGGGTTTGTGCGGATTGGTCAGGAATTTAGAAATGGTTTCGGCTACCCAGTATTTACGCTGGGCTTCTTCCATGTGTTTATCTGAATCGTTTTCCTGGTAGTAATAGGGAACAAATTTTCGGGTATCAATTCCGGGCGAAATGGCGTGGTATTTTCCTAATTCAAAGTTTTTATAGACTTTGTAGGTTTCTATTTCCTGTTCGGTCGAGGTAACTATAAATTCCGAAAGTTCTAAGGTTCTTTCTTCGGCGGCTATTCTGGCTTTAAATTTGAATTTCTTTTCCAGTTCTTCTTCGGTTTGTCCGGCTTCGAGTAATTTTTTCTTCTTATAATATCCCAAAGAATGTCCGGTATGTGCAAACGGAATATTTAATACCGATGATAATTCAGCAGCGGCATATCCTGCATCAGCATAATGAGAATGAATCCAGTCGGGAAAAATGTTATGCTGTTTAATGTGCTGCATTGCGCCGTTTACAAAAGTGTCGAGTCCTTCCCAAAGCTGTTCTTTGGCTCTGTATTTTTTTCCCAGAAACGGAATTCGGCGTATGTCCAGTTTGTCGTTTACAATTTCAACAGGAACAGCATATTCCGGAGAAAGTGCCGGATCATCAATCAATCTTGTAAAAATATGAACCTGCTCTACTCCTTCGTGCTGTGACAGGAATTCGGCAAGTTCAAAAATATATTTAGTCTGTCCTCCGTTATCGGCATCCCGTCCAATTTCAAGACCGGAACCTTTTAAAAGTCCGTGTATATTAATAAGTGCAATTCGTAATTTTTTCATCATTCATTATTGTTTGAATTTCAAATTACAAATTCTAAGGCAGTTTACCGGCTTTTTTAGATTAAATTAAGAACTCA
This portion of the Flavobacterium gelatinilyticum genome encodes:
- a CDS encoding NAD(P)H-binding protein; amino-acid sequence: MKALIIGATGSTGHELTDQLLQDDNYTEIAVFVRRPTGKSHPKLTEHVADLSKADSFAHLITGEVLFSCLGTTLKAAGSKENQWKIDYDIPVKFADLAKKNGVHSYVLVSSYGASAKSSVFYSKMKGELEDHIAKLDFPQYVIFRPGPLIRKGTDRMGEKISVKIIQFFNAVGLFKNLKPITTEFLAQKLRKAPKTLPQGTTILELREILNL
- a CDS encoding HAD-IIB family hydrolase, with product MMKKLRIALINIHGLLKGSGLEIGRDADNGGQTKYIFELAEFLSQHEGVEQVHIFTRLIDDPALSPEYAVPVEIVNDKLDIRRIPFLGKKYRAKEQLWEGLDTFVNGAMQHIKQHNIFPDWIHSHYADAGYAAAELSSVLNIPFAHTGHSLGYYKKKKLLEAGQTEEELEKKFKFKARIAAEERTLELSEFIVTSTEQEIETYKVYKNFELGKYHAISPGIDTRKFVPYYYQENDSDKHMEEAQRKYWVAETISKFLTNPHKPIILALSRPDRHKNLNTLIEVYGKDKELQSIANLVIFAGIRKDIAKMPESEKNVLTDLLLLMDKYDLYGKMAIPKKHDVENEVSIIYRYAAEKRGVFVNLALHENFGLTVIESASSGLPVVVTKNGGPSEIIPVCQNGELVNPQEEGQIKKALRNILTDENQWKYYSNNGAINIQKYYSWLSHVNNYVELINENLAVSSAGIKKQHYPNINISRLKRKIDHLLVSDIDGTLIEPLLENPGLSELKTHLVNRTDKMAFAMASGRNLALVKKVIDEEEFPLPDFIICSVGTEIYYTNGKEYILDKGWAKFLSGRWKREEIVNKLKGIKWVRLQEEEAQNPYKISYYYDKEHYDHEELIRVLGTGWYKVNIIPSHGQYLDFIPKRASKGNAIKFLCRKWSVPLGNVIAAGDSGNDVDMFRGPVKGIIVGNRSAELADYETTKSIYVAKTSASAGILEGLKHYKIIK
- a CDS encoding GAF domain-containing hybrid sensor histidine kinase/response regulator; translation: MNQDFPIPDNELQRLAALKRYNILDTLPDTAFDDATKLVSYICGVPIAHISFIDESRQWFKSEIGIGVSEVPREITFCRYTILDTKMVEIPDTHVNETFKDDPNVTGGFNVRFYAGVPLTTPDGYNIGTLCAVDHVSKNLNQNQRNALSLVAKHVMAQLELGTKNIELQAQRKIAEKAVLARDSFLANMSHEIRTPLNAVIGFTDLLTQTELDEIQREYIDSVQIAGENLLLIVNDILDLSKIESGNLAIEAEPFNIKKTLKHVYNLLKVKVKKDVEFNLFLDADMPDMVIGDQGRLNQIMVNLIGNSLKFTSEGEVTVSVKMTEETETAYSLRFSVKDTGIGIKKNKLKTIFERFTQGEESTTRTFGGTGLGLNIVKQLIELHKSEIHVKSEINRGSEFFFVLTYKKVERTENAVKPVTLNDLGNLKILLCEDNILNQKLVRSVISNFGFELDIANNGEEGIELLSRNTYDLVLMDLQMPIKDGYQTTEYIRNEMNLNIPIVAMTAHSLVGEQERCYKVGMNAYVPKPFKQPALLKAIKTAMTEDLDAVQKRTVDLSFLDEMAGGDENFIKDMIALFIDKIPEQMEELDTAFKDEKHEAVKKLAHNMKSSLDIFMLDDLSACAAIIEEEAATGEFTAEIVDKINILHCGIVEAVKVLEEL
- a CDS encoding glycosyl hydrolase family 32 is translated as MYSGSGFSNWEIGDVDVFIDEKGIHHLFHLIIPNHDYIAHAVSKDGLSWKRVKNAIFVGDPGEWDDDMLWTMHVSKNSEGDGYEMYYTGLKRQDKGIEQKVGRAVSPDLINWKKENAYGLPFKSEAPHYEGTNNNPRQWISFRDPYKYQYKGDDYMLICARSASGPTYRRGCIGVAKREKDGFVLQKPLHIPYVYDDVECPCVFEIKGTHYLLGSIREDIKVRYWSAPDFRGEYCAFHNNVLMPQGNYAARVVKDGKHFLVYNFYFADGNVNTHRVIPPPKELDTDKSGRLRLKTYYYWEKLYQKTILQKDLPQPMPILGNPTADFLQESENKWRFGCRSGYEIYCFEKPSMDFVWEGTLAVEGMGKTGFVIECDKEGTGYYISIDFMNGFVQFRAWGFNEKDVKNNFIFENIQTNQFEIGEDKQIYFKIIRYGNYYELSINEIVKLTLLDFKYSEGKVGIYVCSAVISISDSKIHVIPEPENEYAAADPEKYLKDYSRIVQMQ
- a CDS encoding helix-turn-helix transcriptional regulator; its protein translation is MSAQIKQKIKSIRELKNYTQEYMADKLEISQAAYSKIEKGPTDLSLRKLEKIASIFDVPMENIIQFENHFVQEKTNNEDLKNKIDNEADVKKITGLYKDKIMLLEKLLSKTDSELKRYRDKFGIF
- a CDS encoding Crp/Fnr family transcriptional regulator, producing MKNEKYKQLKDNGIENIHRLILHYIDISDAEWNYCKNYFNTAFYKKKELLLKQNDICGHIFFVVSGLLRIYFIDDKGEEKTFHFCLENTFGTDYESFLKNKPSNFSIQAMEDTVVIVITLDMLESFYKFLRYGDKLGRLIAEDYFFIINEKIRSMYVNTPLERYNTMNTRFPNILQRVPQHCIASYLNITSVHLSRLKYHSKEKK
- a CDS encoding carboxypeptidase-like regulatory domain-containing protein, producing the protein MKHLFILLFAFFYCHLAFAQERIVYGVVTEPTGYPIPGANVLVEGTKNTTQTDFDGCYSIKVKPEQHLIFSYFGFKTQKKAAAAYEINVVLQEEKSDLREVYPVFYTLKKKDFKNALKVIPPEEIKKGKN